A genomic stretch from Limanda limanda chromosome 11, fLimLim1.1, whole genome shotgun sequence includes:
- the sult2st3 gene encoding sulfotransferase family 2, cytosolic sulfotransferase 3 isoform X1, which translates to MSSEELYLNYRGLRLPKETHSAESLEFAQEFKFTDDDVVAVTYPKSGTVWMQEILPLVLNGGDLKPIQTIPNWDRVPWLEEKRLSIVVDQLKSPRALVTHFPYHLMPASFHTSKAKVIYVVRNPKDVLVSSYYFHQMAAFLQDPGTFDEFIEKFLHGRVMFGKWTDHVKSWRHKELTDRIMYISYEEMVQDLPASLRRLSGFLGTNLSEDTIQKIAEHCTFKTMKTNNMSNFSLVPKQYMDSDKSPFFRKGIAGDWKKHFSSEQLARFTSVICKEMEGESFSLPWSLD; encoded by the exons ATGTCCTCTGAAGAGCTGTACTTGAACTATCGTGGATTAAGACTTCCCAAGGAGACTCATAGCGCAGAGAGCTTGGAGTTTGCGCAGGAATTCAAGTTTACAGACGATGACGTCGTGGCTGTCACGTACCCGAAGTCAG GTACAGTCTGGATGCAGGAGATCCTGCCACTGGTGCTTAATGGTGGCGACCTGAAGCCGATCCAAACCATTCCAAACTGGGACAGGGTGCCTtggctggaggagaaaagattGTCAATTGTTGTGGATCAATTGAAATCTCCGCGAGCACTAGTCACTCATTTTCCTTATCACCTCATGCCTGCATCCTTTCACACCTCCAAAGCCAAG GTGATCTATGTTGTCAGGAACCCAAAGGATGTCCTGGTGTCTTCATACTACTTCCACCAGATGGCAGCATTCCTCCAGGATCCAGGAACTTTTGATGAGTTCATAGAGAAATTCCTGCatggcagag TGATGTTTGGAAAATGGACGGACCATGTGAAGAGCTGGAGACACAAAGAGCTGACGGACAGAATCATGTACATCTCGTATGAAGAAATGGTTCAG GACCTGCCTGCGTCTCTCAGGCGTTTATCTGGTTTCCTTGGCACAAACCTGAGTGAAGACACCATTCAGAAGATCGCAGAGCATTGCACCTTCAAGACCATGAAGACCAACAACATGTCCAACTTCAGCCTGGTCCCAAAGCAATACATGGACTCTGACAAATCTCCATTCTTCAGGAAAG GTATTGCTGGAGACtggaaaaaacatttcagcTCAGAGCAGCTGGCCCGGTTCACATCAGTCATTTGCAAAGAGATGGAGGGTGAGAGCTTCTCTCTGCCGTGGAGTCTGGACTGA
- the sult2st3 gene encoding sulfotransferase family 2, cytosolic sulfotransferase 3 isoform X2, which translates to MQEILPLVLNGGDLKPIQTIPNWDRVPWLEEKRLSIVVDQLKSPRALVTHFPYHLMPASFHTSKAKVIYVVRNPKDVLVSSYYFHQMAAFLQDPGTFDEFIEKFLHGRVMFGKWTDHVKSWRHKELTDRIMYISYEEMVQDLPASLRRLSGFLGTNLSEDTIQKIAEHCTFKTMKTNNMSNFSLVPKQYMDSDKSPFFRKGIAGDWKKHFSSEQLARFTSVICKEMEGESFSLPWSLD; encoded by the exons ATGCAGGAGATCCTGCCACTGGTGCTTAATGGTGGCGACCTGAAGCCGATCCAAACCATTCCAAACTGGGACAGGGTGCCTtggctggaggagaaaagattGTCAATTGTTGTGGATCAATTGAAATCTCCGCGAGCACTAGTCACTCATTTTCCTTATCACCTCATGCCTGCATCCTTTCACACCTCCAAAGCCAAG GTGATCTATGTTGTCAGGAACCCAAAGGATGTCCTGGTGTCTTCATACTACTTCCACCAGATGGCAGCATTCCTCCAGGATCCAGGAACTTTTGATGAGTTCATAGAGAAATTCCTGCatggcagag TGATGTTTGGAAAATGGACGGACCATGTGAAGAGCTGGAGACACAAAGAGCTGACGGACAGAATCATGTACATCTCGTATGAAGAAATGGTTCAG GACCTGCCTGCGTCTCTCAGGCGTTTATCTGGTTTCCTTGGCACAAACCTGAGTGAAGACACCATTCAGAAGATCGCAGAGCATTGCACCTTCAAGACCATGAAGACCAACAACATGTCCAACTTCAGCCTGGTCCCAAAGCAATACATGGACTCTGACAAATCTCCATTCTTCAGGAAAG GTATTGCTGGAGACtggaaaaaacatttcagcTCAGAGCAGCTGGCCCGGTTCACATCAGTCATTTGCAAAGAGATGGAGGGTGAGAGCTTCTCTCTGCCGTGGAGTCTGGACTGA